The nucleotide window GGAGAGCGAGGTCAGTTGGGCGAGCAGTGAGAGGTGTTCAACCGAGGTTCCTCCCACTTCctgccagaaaaaaatacagacaaaaataaaatcagaggaaaaatacaaagtgaGAATAAAATCTTGTGTTTCATCATTTTACGTTTGAGGATCTTTGATCAAACTGGGCGAACTGGTTCCTCGGACGTTCTCAGGCGGCGAAACACCCGATCGCAGTTAGAACAGTGCGATCAGCAGCCGACACGTGGGTCTTTACCTGACATGTGGTATTAACCTGTCGTGTACCTGCAGAAACGCGGATCAAGCTCCGTCACACAGTAAGGACCACGCGCTAATATGAGACGAGTCGGGATCACATCGTACGCTCACCTGGGCACAGACACGTTCGCGGTGTCGggtgaaatgtgtgttttccgTATTTGTGTTGACTGGTTCGATGTTGCGTTGCGTATGAGAAACTGTGTTCGTCCTGGGGtgacagaaaaactaaaaggTAAAGTCTCCTGTAAAAGCCCCAACTAACGTTTTCACACAGTCGTTATTAATTCCAGTCATTTCTATCTTTGCTCCCGATCCATGTTAAACCACCATCAGCAAAACTCAACACTCGCTGACGTTTTTTCGcagtaaaaacaacatcagcCAGTTTTTTACAGCCTTCCTCTTATAGGTAGGCTGCAAGACTTTTAGTGTGAAAATGATTCACGTAGTTTTGCATTGTTTAAGGGAAAAGTTGAAGTGAACTAAAGTGAAGTGAATTTCTCAGAACAACAGGTGAACATGCAGGAAGAGTTTGTATTAACAGGTGAAATTGGAAATAAAAGCCCGACTCTCTCGGACACTGAGGGAAACAGAGGTCCCACCCCTCACCTGAGCGACGCCCCTCCTGTCCTCCAGCAGCAGGTGGTACAGACTCGACGTCAGCTTGTTGTCGGTGACGCCCTGACCGAGGCCGCGGTTATCATCCTGCTGCAGCCGCCGGTCCAAGACCACCTCCAGCTCGCCTGcgcagggtcagaggtcagaggtcaacacAGAGACGTTCAGGCCAAGTCTCTAATCTGACGTTTACTTCCAGGGCGACGGAACAGAACGAAATCCTGGAActatttgatttaaaatcatGTCCAGGTAGACGACGGCTCTGCTCACCTGGTCTGAGCGACGCGACGGCCTGACTCTGAGCCGACAGCAGCGAAACTCGAGACGCCGAGTCCTGAAGGAACGACGACGAGCTCATCGGGTAGAAGTTTGCCTGCAGCGGGAGCTTGGCCAGGGTCCGCCTCTGCTGCATCTGTAACCAATCAACAATCGATACGCTATCAATAAACACCTACGGACGCAGCGATGAAACGATCCGATTGGCCGGTGTGACAGTGATTgaacagacagagcagcagaaaccTGGAAGCCGTTTAGGTCGGAGTAGAAAGAGTTGCCATTGGCGACGTCAGTGACGAGCCGCATGGCGAGCTCCcggttgacctctgacctgacGTCCACCATGTTGGAAATCTCCAGGGACCTCCCAGCATGCCCTGGGGCAAAAAGAGACACaggacttttattgtgaaatcaTTGTTGGTGATATGaattaaaagcaaattaatttatttttcaataacaTATAATCCACAGGCAGTTTTATTCATATCTGTTGGGTGTGGTCACAGGTGTGCGCTGTCTCACCTgtgaccacacccaacagtgatgtcacagtgtagTAGAATACACCTGCacaagttaaaccactggaggtcatACAGCTCTGTCGTCGATTAACAGTATTCATAGTAGATTTTTTTATAACGGtactttaacacacacacacacacacacacacacacacacacacacacacacacacacacacactaacgtCATTTAGCTTTTGCCGCCCTGAGTGGCGTCTGTGGGCTCACGGGCGCGGTTCATAAAGACACGAAGTATTTAGAAACATGTAGCTCTACTGTTTCTAAAAAACACATGACTTGACCTTATTTTAACCGTTTCTGTCCGGTAACATGTTTAAGGATGGatcatatttctcaaaaaaggCAGATTTTGAATATTCATGTTGACAGTCTCAGATGTGTGATATAATTCTGATCAGTCTCATGAACAGATTTTTGATGGGTGGGCAGCTGCCGCAAACAGCTTGACAGGCGCGGAGCGTATTCACAGAGCACATGCATCCGTAGCACAGACACGACCAGCCTGAGAGGCGAAACCCGGGGCAATGCCGAACAGCCGCCGAGTTTCACCACCGTAACTGTTGGGGATGCGGACAAACGGCTAAACTCTCGTTACCGTCCAGGTGGTAGAGACGGACTGTGTGAGTGAAGTGTTggaaacaggaagtgatgtcagaGAAGATGGGACCTCTGGAGACCCGAACCAGGGGGGGCTCTGAAGATGAGTAGAGCTGCAGCGGGGAGAGAGAAATTTAAATTGAATCACaggacggagagagagacaaacagagataTTTAGTCCTGGTCTGATCTGGTTCAGACTGGTTTATGGTACCGGGATGAGTCCTGGTCCTGGGCTTACCTGGGCCCCCTCCTCCCCTGGCAGAAACAAGTAGGCTCCGCTCTTGTCCTGGTTCACCCCCACTCTGGTTCCGTACCACAGAAACTGGATCTGGACCTGACGGACCAGCCCGGACTGCAGACGGAGCttctgaatttcaaaataaaacaaacaaataaaacatttcagtcgtgttttaaacaaaaacaaaaaaaaacccccactcATATCATAgttggataaataaataattacaataataaaacttAAGGTCAGTAATTGGGAatcatttttacaaatacacacacaggaatatatgcatgcatatagacttttaatttgaaaagtttgaCCTGCAGCAGGCCGGTGTCCGGCGAACTCCAGATCTGAAAATGCTTGTTGCTTAGCGACAGCGGAGCGTCGGCCTCTGGTCCTCGGGGGCTGGACACCTGGAAGTGTTTGGTGTAGACGGTCGGTGCGTTGCCACGACAACGGAAGGTGTACCGCGCCCGGTGGGCGGAGCCGGGCAATGCTTTGGTCACGTGATACACGACGAGCGACAGAGGAGGAAGTTCAGCCACGAAGGAGAGCTGGAGGGAAAACCACAACGTAAAGGAAAACAGGGATTACACCACTGGGTCCGTATCAAACCAACTAACGACTGATCCGTTCTCCACCTGGAACGCTTCCGTGGACGCTCGGCTTGGCTCCGCCCACACCGCAGAGATCTGTGCAGCCATTGGTCGACCTGTTTCTGCGTCGACCACCTGAGCGTCCGGAGAGTCGACGACGACACTGATGACGGATGTTCGGAGCTGCTCCGTCGGGTTAAAGATGATCAGTGGCCTGCAACGCAAACAGTCAATATTCGCTCCAGACGACATGAAAACTAAAGTCAATTCggaaaactgaagaaaacattGAACGTTGTCTGTACAAGGTCTGGAGATGAAACGTTGAAGAAATTTGTacagcaatgaaaaataaattcatacaaAACCAATCATTTATATAACAAGTCAAACTGGAACAACTGGCCAAATgtgaagttttctttttatgggtctgatgaagaaaataaacatgaactTATTTGTGTCACTaatgaacaaacagaaatgaagtGACGCTCTGGCCCCGCCCCTTCCCTCTGTAAGCCCCGCCCCTTACCTGGGCTCATCACTGATTGCGAGCGACGTCTTCTGGGGCAGCGCGTCCTGAGCTGAGATCCCATCATCCTGAAGAAACAGCACATCATTAACCTCAGAGTCCAGGCCAGGGTTTGATGTATTCTCACATTTTTACACCTGCAGATCTGacaccttcaaaataaaactttccaAGTTTCATTTGGTCGGTTCTTACTCCCCGAACCATCACGGCAAAACACATCCGTCACCTGCGGAAACTCGGCTTTAATCTGATTTATCAGCCGAAAATTCCATCAGCTCTCCCATTACATGTCGGTCCAGATCTGATCCAGATCTCGTGTTGATGGACAGAAGTGACTCTGAGGTTTGACTGGTTCATCTCCAGCAGACACAttataaaagcaaaaaccaaaaaaaccaagaaTATCTCCGGCCCTCTCAGAAGACACCGCAACCCTGATCATTTTACTGTTCTATACGTTAGCATCGTTATACGAGCTATAGagtcacaaaacaaacaggccTATAAGAAGTGAACAACAGCTggtggggtcagaggtcaccatTTGCAGGAAGGGTTTCGATTGGTCGTAGTGGTAATGGGTTTTGTCCGATAGGAGCAGCCAGTGGGCAGAGCTCTGCAGCACCTCCCGCAGGTTCAGGATGGAGTGAAACAACctgtaaaacaaactttatttcagTTCAAACATTCATCTGGTTTCTACTCAGTTTTCATATTTCCTTTACTTTCGAGCTCagaaattttactttattttcatatgattttcagtgttttttatttattcaaagaatttttttttatgtatttctgaTCAAATCTTtctctgcactgtaaaaaaattCTAGCTTTACTAAAGTACTAAcgtgttaaaaaacaacaactttatttcataatcaaacattatttaaaaaacaaatctcgAATGTAAAACAATGAGTAGCAgactacactgtaaaacactaTGTTAACAACACAAATAGGAGTGATGGGAAGTTAATGTTAGATGCTAATGCTAAATGAATGGGTATGATGGGAGGCTGACGCTAAATGCTAACTGCTCACGCTAAATCAGGCGGTACCTGTTACCGCTGCCGACGCCGTCCTTCAACAGAGAGCATGGAGGAataaatgagacaaaaacatgcTAACGCTAATGACGTAGAAGTTGCAGGTGTACAGTGCTGACACtgattttttcatctttgttatTCTTGAAGCTTTAAATTAGGCTAATATGCTTACACCAAGTTCTTAGCAAGTTTTCATACTTTACAAACTGTATGCGACTGTATACTTATGTCCCAAATTAACCCCTGACCTCGGCAACATGCTAACAGGCTCACATGCTAGTGTGCTAACAGGACGTAGCCACCTGGTGCCGTAGTCGACCACCACGGGGTCGCGGGCGGTGCCAGTGACGGCGTCGTGGTGCTGGAACAGCGCCAGGCTCCGCCTCCCCGCCGTCAGACGCCGGAAGTGTTCGCGAGCGGGAAAACCCGTGACCGGACGCCCGTCGCCACGGAAACGACGCATTTCAGCCAGCGTCAGGCTGAAGAGGATTTCTGTCGCTCTGTCAGAGAGAGATTTAAAGATGGTTGGaaattttaagtgtgtgtgtaacaatttaaaatgtaagcaCAGAAAACtaacttgaaaaatgaaaataaattcactaCTACGCTAAAATACAGATGGAAATTTTGGTGGAATACATTTTGACCAAAGAGATTATGATGAACTGAATGAttagaaaaaatgttaacagaaaacaacaaatgaaaactatGAAGAAATTACTGTGATATATaactactataaaataaaatgcactgaaaacacGAGGTTAAAGTAAAGAAACGTGTCCTGTTTAgtcaggaaaggaaaaaaatttggTCCAGAATTTACTGTTAAAGATTTAGATCtagattaataataaataataataataataataataataataataataataataatgaatgcCTTCTATCATAATTTTGTGGATTGTAATTGGGAAAGTACttcaaaaggaaataaacaaatgaaggaaaaaatgtgtgGGGAAGTGCGTGCCTCGCTGGGAAAAACTGTTCGGGCTGCGCGCTCGCCGCTGGAGCTGGAGTAGCGGCCCAGAAATGGTCGCTAGAACAGACCACCGGGTCGAGTGAAGAGTCGCTCGGGGCAGAGTCGCCCGCTGAGTCTTCACGCTGTGTGAAGAGCCGCGCCGCGGGTCGCCCAGAGTGTCTCAAACGAGAAGCTGACAGAGTAATCGGACAGCTGAGATAAAGCGAGATGAAAGGGCCAGTGTGACACAAGAACTGAGACCTCACAGGTGACCTCCACCGACCAGCTCACATCAGCACTCACCGTGTAGCACAACCACATCCAGCAGCCACCACACAGCCCACTCCTCCAGCACACtccaacacacaacacacaccaccacactcacacacacacacaccaccaccacacacacacactcacacacaaataaaaatcaggacacaagaaacacacagtcacacacacacacacacacacactcacacacacacacactcacacacacacacacacacacaccacacacacactagcacacacacacacacacacacaacacacacacacacctctcacacacactcacacacaccacacacacacacacacacacacacacacacacacacacacacacacacacacacacacacacacacacacacacacacactcacacactcacacacacacacacacacacacacacacacacacacacacacacacacacacacacactcacacacacacacacacacacacacacacacacacacacacacacacacacacacacacacacacacacacacacacacacacacacacacacacacacacacacacacacacacacacacacacacacacacacacacacacacacacacacactcacactctcacacacacactctcacacacactctcacacacactctcacacacactctcacacacactcacacacacacacacacacacacacacactcacacacacacacacacacacacacacacacacacacacacacacacacacacaaagccatcAGGGGCAGTGTGGGGTTCGGTATCTCGCCCGAGGACACTTCAGCCGGGGGACTGAACGACCGACCCTCCGGTcagctctacctcctgagccacagctgagCCCTGGCCGCACCGGTCCGACACTGCTTCAATACACTGAGCCGTTACATACAGATTTTTTCCAACTGAGAATGGTGCAGAACTCAGTTTGCTGTAAAATGTAGCCCCGCCCCCTCCCAGGTGTTTCTGCTGCTCACCTTGATGTGGAGCTCCGGGTGCTGGTCGAAGTAGTCAAAGAGTTTCTGGTAGTTACTGAACTGGGCGTCCCACTCGCTGGACTCCACGTATCGGAAGTCGTCACCGAGAGGAACGAGGAGAACCGGAGAACGAAAGAGACGCGACTTCTGGCGGTACTGATCCAATAAGAGGAGAGCTCTGACAGGACAGAGAGATCGGTATCAGTAAACCGGATTTACCCCAAGAACCCACAGCAACCTGTCGGAACCTCCAGCTCGACGAGCCTGCACCGTCGGTGGAGAAAGACGCGCTGAGTCGACCAGAGAAATCTGATCCAGCAGCCGCTCAGACCCGAAACACCAGACCCAGTCCCGACAGACAGGAACGAAGCCGTGTTCGTTTTAACGTGGGCTCCAGTCAGAACTGTCAGAGGCCACAGAGGCTCAACACGTAGAGAGAAAGGCACAATGTTCACCAAAGGACATAAAATGAAGAGTAAAATCAAAGACAGTCATGGCTCCACCTCACAGAACTCCATTCAAAAATGAGCAGTTTTAAGGATAAACTACATACTTTGTGAAACCACTGTTGAttatatgattattattattgttatggtTGGCCCCGCCCCCTGCCTACCGCTCCTGGACGTTctgctctgtgattggctgtggcGGTATCCTCCACGGACAGAAGACCCGCCCCCCCGGGAGGCGGTGGAAGTCGA belongs to Xiphias gladius isolate SHS-SW01 ecotype Sanya breed wild chromosome 20, ASM1685928v1, whole genome shotgun sequence and includes:
- the man2a1 gene encoding alpha-mannosidase 2, with protein sequence MVMKRSRVLAVVVGGVFCVAVMSLYRMLELMQGAELRHRGDTPAGQVDEDLFRLQQKIDRLEQLLSDNNRLVAMLRDSLVHRKVPWETGGGGANVSSDSAHGRADMLSGCRLAEETKDRTGEVQLLDVYDLLPFDNPDGGAWKQGFEIRYHGNEWDEQPLELFLVPHSHNDPGWLKTFDSYYQDQTRHILNNMLVKLTEDSRRKMIWAEISFFSKWWNDIDEQKREMVKRLVGAGQLELVTGGWVMADEANSHYFALLDQLIEGHQWIQRHLGVKPSSGWAVDPFGHSPSMTYLLKGAGLSNIVIQRVHYAVKKHFARQQTLEFLWRQSWDSSPRSDITCHMMPFYSYDVPHTCGPNPAVCCQFDFHRLPGGRVFCPWRIPPQPITEQNVQERALLLLDQYRQKSRLFRSPVLLVPLGDDFRYVESSEWDAQFSNYQKLFDYFDQHPELHIKVSSRNTWEGAGLHFTLSDYSVSFSFETLWATRGAALHTAATEILFSLTLAEMRRFRGDGRPVTGFPAREHFRRLTAGRRSLALFQHHDAVTGTARDPVVVDYGTRLFHSILNLREVLQSSAHWLLLSDKTHYHYDQSKPFLQMDDGISAQDALPQKTSLAISDEPRPLIIFNPTEQLRTSVISVVVDSPDAQVVDAETGRPMAAQISAVWAEPSRASTEAFQLSFVAELPPLSLVVYHVTKALPGSAHRARYTFRCRGNAPTVYTKHFQVSSPRGPEADAPLSLSNKHFQIWSSPDTGLLQKLRLQSGLVRQVQIQFLWYGTRVGVNQDKSGAYLFLPGEEGAQLYSSSEPPLVRVSRGPIFSDITSCFQHFTHTVRLYHLDGHAGRSLEISNMVDVRSEVNRELAMRLVTDVANGNSFYSDLNGFQMQQRRTLAKLPLQANFYPMSSSSFLQDSASRVSLLSAQSQAVASLRPGELEVVLDRRLQQDDNRGLGQGVTDNKLTSSLYHLLLEDRRGVAQEVGGTSVEHLSLLAQLTSLSLCHPPISMVAPSDSQLPKLHPFRPLRSSLPCDIHLLNLRTLEDAQEAGSPSQEVALLLHRKGFDCSSAPEPLPPCTWSAHEEVNLDELFSPLQFRSVRRSGLTLLREDDEPESAPRIARLRPMEISAYRVEID